In Thiospirochaeta perfilievii, a single window of DNA contains:
- a CDS encoding glycosyl hydrolase family 17 protein, whose protein sequence is MTLESKFNIAYKNSICYSGYRKGQAPGALSPSYDEIKEDLLILKDNWGYLRLYDCTPHASTVLEVIEKESFDFKVMLGTYITAEVSNPNCPWGAIYSKEKLESNKIKNRKEIERAIELGNLYPEIIFSISVGNEATVDWSDHLVPVESVIEYAKMVKKGTKQPVTFCENYVPWMDKLEPLVRVLDFISIHTYPVWEYKSIDQAMDYTKENYYGVANRYPDTPVIITEAGWATNSNGRGIEPENVNQELQARYCRELVTWSKQNKILTFLFEAFDEEWKGSSEPLEPEKHWGLYSIERKPKLVINELF, encoded by the coding sequence GTGACACTAGAGAGTAAATTTAATATAGCATATAAAAATTCAATATGTTATTCAGGTTATAGAAAAGGGCAAGCTCCTGGAGCTCTATCCCCATCTTATGATGAGATAAAAGAGGATCTACTCATTTTAAAAGATAATTGGGGTTATTTAAGGCTTTACGACTGCACACCCCATGCCTCAACAGTATTAGAAGTAATCGAGAAAGAGAGCTTTGATTTTAAAGTTATGCTTGGGACATATATTACAGCTGAAGTTAGCAATCCAAACTGTCCATGGGGAGCCATTTATAGCAAGGAAAAACTTGAGTCTAATAAAATAAAAAATAGAAAAGAGATCGAGAGGGCTATCGAACTTGGGAATCTCTATCCGGAAATAATTTTTTCCATATCTGTGGGGAATGAAGCAACTGTTGATTGGTCTGACCATTTAGTACCTGTAGAGAGTGTAATTGAATATGCAAAGATGGTAAAAAAAGGGACAAAACAACCTGTAACATTTTGTGAGAACTATGTTCCATGGATGGATAAACTAGAACCATTAGTTAGAGTTTTAGACTTTATCTCTATACATACATATCCAGTTTGGGAGTATAAGAGTATAGACCAAGCGATGGATTATACAAAGGAGAACTATTATGGAGTTGCAAATAGATATCCAGATACTCCTGTAATAATTACAGAGGCGGGTTGGGCCACTAACTCAAATGGGCGAGGTATTGAACCTGAAAATGTTAATCAAGAGTTACAGGCTAGATATTGTAGAGAACTAGTTACATGGTCAAAACAAAATAAAATCTTAACTTTTTTATTTGAGGCTTTTGATGAAGAGTGGAAGGGTTCTTCTGAGCCCCTAGAGCCAGAGAAGCACTGGGGATTATATTCCATAGAAAGAAAACCGAAATTAGTTATTAATGAGCTGTTTTAA
- a CDS encoding glycosyl hydrolase family 17 protein, giving the protein MSSKGYKYMSLAGRDFREKTENQITDEFTSILKDGVHGMCFSPYLEHQKPGDKISDKQIIDKIKIIKPYTKWIRIFSTTDGNERIAKIAHDFGLKTLVGAWIGKDHDKNLDEIRSVVDIAKAGYADIVAVGNEVMLREDVSEELLINYIDMVKSQISGVPVGYVDAYYEFGDRPKISEVCDVILANCYPFWEGCSLEHSLLYMKDMFRRATKAANGKKVIISETGWPNIGTKFWGAVPSRENAVKYFINTYNWAKEDNIEIFYFSTFDEAWKVEDEGDVGAYWGLWDKNGNHKYALESMISEVNSDTRE; this is encoded by the coding sequence ATGTCGAGTAAAGGTTACAAATATATGTCCCTCGCAGGTCGGGACTTTAGAGAAAAAACAGAAAATCAGATAACTGATGAATTCACGTCTATATTAAAAGATGGTGTTCATGGCATGTGTTTTAGTCCATATTTAGAACATCAAAAACCTGGTGATAAAATTTCAGATAAACAGATTATAGATAAAATTAAGATAATTAAACCATATACAAAGTGGATAAGAATATTCTCAACAACAGATGGGAATGAGAGAATTGCAAAAATAGCCCATGATTTTGGTCTTAAAACATTGGTCGGAGCTTGGATCGGTAAGGATCATGATAAAAATTTAGATGAGATTAGATCTGTAGTAGATATTGCTAAAGCTGGATATGCAGATATAGTTGCAGTAGGTAACGAGGTTATGTTAAGAGAGGATGTTTCCGAAGAGTTATTAATAAACTATATAGATATGGTTAAAAGCCAAATATCTGGAGTACCTGTAGGATATGTGGATGCCTATTATGAGTTTGGAGATAGACCTAAAATATCTGAAGTTTGCGATGTTATATTGGCAAACTGCTACCCTTTTTGGGAAGGTTGTTCCTTGGAACACTCTCTGCTCTATATGAAAGATATGTTTAGAAGGGCTACTAAAGCTGCAAATGGTAAAAAAGTAATAATAAGCGAAACTGGTTGGCCAAATATTGGAACAAAGTTCTGGGGTGCAGTACCTTCTAGAGAAAATGCTGTAAAATACTTTATAAATACATATAATTGGGCTAAAGAAGATAATATCGAAATCTTTTATTTCTCTACATTTGATGAGGCTTGGAAAGTAGAAGATGAGGGAGATGTAGGAGCATATTGGGGATTGTGGGATAAAAACGGTAATCATAAATATGCCCTAGAAAGTATGATAAGTGAGGTAAATAGTGACACTAGAGAGTAA